AGAGTGCAATAACTACTTGTACACCTTTCACTAAATGAGACACGTTAATGGTTGATGAATTATGACTGTCACTACAAAACAAGTCGATTGCGATGTAGTTATGTAGTTAAACTTTCAGGAACTATCGCTATTCTCGTTCATCATATATGCCGCCATACGCGTAAACCACGGGTTTGTTTACGTAGGACATCACTTACATCGTAATTATACGATGCGGGAGTTTTAGACAGGAGGGGTGGACCACCATGATGATGTTACGGCTGATAGCTTGGTCAAGGAGAGAACATCCCCAAGATGAAGATCAGTACACTTGCTCATGTTTCTATAGTGATAATAAACTTGGTATATTTACTAAACAAACATTTGGTTGCATAATTTGTTAAGCAAAGCACGTGCGCAGTGTGGATACTTTGGTGTAATATTACCATGCCACGCCTATTTATAATATcttaagctctttctacactatcaaactttatgtgactgaacaatgtgatgtgcacatatatggacaagatgatggcatatcactaccatatttaagcatatcactaccatatttaagcatatcactaccatatttagacacatttctatcacaacacattttttgtcacataaagttttataatcGCAGTCAGAGATTTAAACAActttaagtttagtttgaaCAGCTTTACATTATAGGCAAATATATCATTATGTGAGAATAAATgacattacaatacaataagtAGGTATGATAATACAGTAGATTTATAAAGTTTTTAGAGTGCTTTAGTTGTCCGGTAACGAAGTGCTATTTATCattcacaatttaatttatattacagtCAAAAAGTAACTCCAAAATCCTTCTATCATATCACTATCACATTTAATTCAATGCCTTTATGATTTATGTAACATATTACGTAATTATTTGATGAATATTTAAAGagaatatttaaagaaaatgtttaacaaaATTTAAGTGATGACacttatttagttttttttttcattttgtagtaTAGCGCCACCACCACATGTTTCGAACAACGGcatcaaataaacaaaatggcGACAACTCCGCGTGGATCAAAAGGTTGGCCTAAAAGCCGTGATTACAACCAAAAATACAACATTGTTGGAGGTGGAGGACCTCTAGAAAGAACTACACATTTGTAggtttaatttgaatatcttataaatttacaaaataacctGTATTTAAAGTCTTTGGCCTTAGAAAACTCAACTAGATCTGCTCGACCGGCAGGAGGGTCAAGCGAATGCCAACACTACCGAAAGCGTTTGCCGAGTGAAGCGTTTCATTAATTTGCATGCAGGCAATGTTTGataatggcctaggcctagcccataATAACAATGCTCAGAGCAgcttttattttcttatattgAAAATAGGCATACTGTAGGTTGGCAAGTACAATGCCcactaattattaataaaaaatatcctatttaggcctataataataatttaatataaaaaaaaagataaatatttggtTATTctccaaatatttatttaaatgattgttgttttttttttcaaatacagATATCCACTAACAAACTACACATTTGGAACCAAGGATCCTCTGTATGAAAAGGACCCGTCAGTAGCAAAGAGGTTTGCAAGAATGCGAGATGAGTTTAATTCAATGGGAACAAGACGGTCTGTAGAGGGTGTACTCATTGTTCACGAACATGGCTTGCCGCATGTACTACTTCTACAACTTGGCACAACCTTCTTTAAATTGTAAGACTTGGTTTTTGGAggaatttttgtttacatgtaaTTTGTAAACTAGATTTGATTAAACacttttttattatcaataaattttgttttgtagaCCGGGTGGAGAACTTAAAACGGGTGAAAATGAAGTAGATGGACTAAAGCGGTTACTAACAGAGGCAAGTCAAATGTTATAAGAACTTACTTTCATATACTTAGTCAATTCAAAAGTTGTactttggttaaatttaattgtaaatgTTTTACAGATTCTTGGTCGTCAAGACGGTGTCAAACAGGAATGGGTTATAGAGGATGTTATTGGAAATTGGTGGCGCCCTAACTTTGAACCGCCCCAGGtaacataatacagtatatattttcccatgcagatttaaaaaataaaaaatattttaaattttatgctGTGTTTAATGTctaacatttaataaaatatgtttattttttcagtATCCGTATATTCCAGCTCATATAACTAAACCCAAGGAACACAAGAGATTGTTTTTAGTGCAACTACAGGAAAAAGGTATTCACAAAGTATATAACTAAAAATATTAGCATTTATCTATAAATAAACCAAACTTGACAATGAAAAGTTATATGGAGATTATAGCATATATTTTCAGAGTCTAGATAATTGTAATAATCAACAAACACTCAAAGCGCTCTTATCTTTACAAAATAGTGGTATATAAATGTGgcatagatagatagatatattttcctttttttttgtagCTCTATTTGCTGTCCCAAGGAATTACAAACTGGTTGCTGCACCTCTGTTTGAATTGTATGATAATGCTACAGGATATGGACCAATCATATCAAGTCTACCACAGAACCTCAGCAGGTAAAATCATTCAATTTATGTTTACAGGAAGCTTGcataatttatgttaaaatgtatGTTAAAACTAATTCAACATTTTGGAACATTCTCAAGAACAAATGAGTAAAATTAACTAATGACGTTCCAAAACTTTTTGTCattagattttattttaaagttatatagtaAATTCCTCTTAATTCGTAAatttaaactataaatataatgttGATCTACAGGTTCAATTTCCTCTACAACTGATGGAATTGGAAGATAATTATTGAATGGGGTTGATAAGTTGAATGATAGTGATGAAAAGAATGAAACACAACAAGACCTGTAGTGGGAAAGTCCAATACATCACTACCAGTCTGAAAACTATAAAAGACAAAGCGCAATAGAAAACATGCTATTGGCACTAATATAAATACAAGTATAGTATTAGTTTACAGATGATTGACTTGTTTGATTAAAAACATACCTGTTTAACAGAAAGTGTCaagtacatttttatttgaatggTTAATCAACAAAAGCTTGTTCGTTGAGCACTAACGTAGTGTTAGAAATACTCCATTGTCAAACACAAAAATGTGTAacttaatgttttgttttaattaaatatgtgTCATGTATGATTTTGTTGTAATTTTGGTTTGTGTAAGAAAGAAAGGCATGATGGGATACCATACTTTCTGGAAAAAAATGTTGCGACTGGGTAGAGAATACAGATGACGTTTGGAATATGTCATGgaaaatgttgtaatattaaTTTGTGAAGACAGGATGGGAAAATAATATTAAGGCTGGGTGGGGTATGTACAGTagagtgtttattgttttgtaatgATGAAATGAGTACTTCATGAACACAAAATTGGATTGGATACCGTACATGAATGAGATAATTGTGTATATATTAGTTAAGTAGCTGTTTTGTATCATGGTAGATAtagatttcaaaataaaagaatacattttaatgtttatttgtgaatcattttatttgtttattttaatccAAATTATTAAGGTATTAAAATGATGATTGATAGTTACTAGATTAAGTTTTTACTTAGTATGAGACCAATTATTCCATGAGACAAACTGCTCAAATTacttcacattttttgttacaaatCTAACTAGCAATGCAGGTAATTACACATCTCTTAcagaaaatgaataaaaataactgCCTCACAATAACCCCTGTCTCTTAAGATCCTCGTAAGTCTTCTTATTTACGACGTTGCCAATTGAGTCTTCAAATTCCTCCTGAAAATAAACAAGTTCAAATTGTGTGCATGTTCGTTTAttttattcacatttatttgaaacagctcaagaaaaaaaacaagcatACATTTACAATAAGTTAAATATATAAGAGATTTTCAGGGatcagaaaaaaatgtaaaaagaacTTGTCTTATACCAACCCCTAAACagaacaaatatacaaataaactgctGCATGACTTATCATTTCTCGAGAAGACGGCTGCATCATAAAAGAGACGTTGAGACATTCTCAACCATACTTTCCTTTTGGAAACAAATGGTGTACCACAAGCTTACTTTAAAAACTGAAACAAATTACAACTTTTGGAAACAAATGGTGCACCACAAGCTTACTTTAAAAATTGCAACAAATTACAAAGTTTACaccaaaatattgtttaatgtaTTCTCTACCAACCTCAGTTTCTGGTTGAAATCGTTCAGCAGTTTTGGATGATTTTAACTTTTCCCACACTgcaaaaaattagaaaaaataaaacaaaactgttACTATTGTGCATACAGTATGTATACATTAATCAAATGCACTGCAATTGTTCAATACAATTCAGCCTTGAGATAAAGCAGTATTAATACTGCAATTGTTCAATACAATTCAGCCTTGAGATAAAGCAGTATTAATACTGCATTTGTTCAATACAATTCAGCCTTGAGATAAAGCAGTATTAATACTGCAATTGATCAATACAATTCAGCCTTGAGATAAAGCAGTATTAATACTGCAATTATTCAATACAATTCAGCCTTGAGATAAAGCAGTATTAATACTGCAATTATTCAATACAATTCAGCCTTGAGATAAAGCAGTATTAATACTGCAATTATTCAATACAATTCAGCCTTGAGATAAAGCAGTATTAATACTGCAATTGTTCAATACAATTCAGCCTTGAGATAAAGCAGTATTTTCAGTCCTACAACGGTTCACTGAATAAGAAGTAAGAAGTGTACTTACATGCTAGAGCATCTTCTATGTTAGTAACATTTGCAAAATGTGCTGTGTTTGGGATACCAAGACATCTCATACCATGTGCATGACGCCATTCCTACAATCAATAGAAACAAATATGTGTAACAGAATTCCAACAAGTGTCCTTTTTTGGTATATGTACAAACTTCAACAaaattagtacagtatatgtcaacaaacaatttaataaaatcaaatctttatttgttccatatataaaatgtgtacatggaaaaattgttttcctcgacAGAAAGTATAGTAAAACATTCACAATTacatcaattaaataatattattaaagttgtaaaaaTGCTAGATGATTTACTTACAGCAAAATGTCTCTGGAATGCCTTTGGTCCTCTGTATGTCTGCTCTCCACAGATCTCACAAGAGTAGTTGATATTTAAACCATGTAACTTGTACAACCAATAAGGTATAGGCTAAACAAAATAAGCAGATTGAAAAGTAAAATACACTACATTTAttgtgtatataataataataatgatatagcacctaatacaatgtttctaagctctttacacacaaaaaatgaTCCATAAAATGTGTAATTAACCAAAAAAGGAGGAAAAGCAGAGGAACCATTTACACCGCTCCATTCTCAAGCACTTTGAAGCTCTCATATGATAGCTTACTGGAACAGTATTCACAGAAGCTTGAGTGAAAAAGGCATCTGTCTAACCTATCctactaaaataaatatcaatccataaataatatttagtttacattaattaattttagtttattcCAACGAATGTGTTGAGTTGAAAGAAACTCAAATCTTGTACCTTTCCATCCCAGCCTAGTGGAAGGTTTTTAGGGTTATAAATGAcctcatcatcctcatcatcactGTCACTATCGCTGTATTGTTCAACCTCGTCATCCTCTCGCTCTGCATCTGTACGTGCCTGCTTACGTTGAATGTTCTCACGGGTAGATAATCGTTGCTCCTGTAgggaagaaaaaacaaattctCTTTAATTCTCCCAGTTTATCTTATTGCAcggcccaaatatggtagtgatatgacatcactatgtccatatatgggcacatcacatttttattcaCATCAAGTTTAATattgtagacaaagctttactcTTCCCCATTACATAACTTCCCCCTCTAGATATACTGCCTGGGTACAGATAATATAATGCAATTGATTATTTCCCCAGAGCTCACCCAGTTGTTTTTACTAGATATTAATGGTAGTTCAGAGTACTAAATCAAACCTTGCATATCAGGTTTGATAAAACAAATGAGtacttttttaattaaatgcTAAATTTATCTGCTGTTACATCAAATGCACTTACCCCAAGTTGTTCTGACAGGTAGTACAATTGTGCTTCCAGAAAACCAATGTCTTTGTGCTTTTCGCTGTCTCTgcaattacaaaataaagacaTCAGAAAAtggatattgaataaataacacattatttatgatatttcaGTTTAAATATCAAAGGATCTAACCCATTGACCCATCCATCAACTAGAATGTGTAATTATATTGATAATAGCACAAAAAATACCTACTTTTTGCCTCCTTTGCCAGATTTACTTTTAGCAAACAATGACGGGTCTAGCTGGTTCAGAGGAACGCCTTTTGTGGTAAACAGTCGCTGAGCTCTCTGATCTAATGTGCCACCACATTTCAAATTTAGCGCCATCAAGGCAGATTTTAAACGATCAAGACCCAACGATGCAAGttcttctgatgatgagaacGCAGACAAGTCTAAATGGGCACCGGCGTATGTCATGGCACTACTGGCTTCTTTCTGCATAAAtgaatatttacaatttgtCAGTTCAGTATCATCAAATGATATTATTcaatactattttttaaaatgtatactgtgatgATGTTGGTGGTTGATGAATTAAACTATTGGTAGTTTTGTTACAAAAATAGAAGACATTGTAATTTTACCTGCCATCCTGGGAATTGTCCTGCCTCCCACTGCTTCTCAAATTCTACCTTAACATTCTCTATTTCATCACTAAGGTCAATGAGGGGTTGAATCCTTATCAAGTATCCTCCAAGATATTCCAACAGCATTTCAATATACCTGTGTATATAATAGACCACAAATAACATGAGTATAGCTATAGCTgtcaacattttgttaacttctTTTAAGCAGCAGGTAAAGATGATAAATGTAATTGAATCTTACCGCCTGTATTCCGCATTCTTCTTGTCTTTTGGAACATCAAATAAGTGATCAAATGTGGACAGGTATGTTAAATAATCCAATTTCTAAAAcaccaaaaaaataaacaaagttaCAGAATTATTCTTCGCTTTAATCCACTTTATCTGCCAAACTGTATTTTGATATACACACTAACATAGGTATATATACTCACACAAATATTGGAAACATTTTAGGCAAAATTATTAGTGTGGCGTTTTAAAATCCAGTCACTTTGAATggtaaatatttacatatatttattatcttaCCTCAACTCCTTTTAAATTGATAAACTTATCATAACATTCATGCAGATCCAGGTATTTGCCATAGCCCTCCTCGTCTGTAAATTCCACCAACATTTGATTTTCATCAGCTGGGTTAGTACGTTCCTCATCCAACATTTCAAACTCTACAGACATTGGAACTGATATCTGTAAgatgtataataatgtgttataATAATGGTGTTAAATTAAAAACGATAAATATCAGGAAATCTGTGAGTGAGGAAAAGCGACCCCCAACCAAGATTCGAAATCGGAAACTTCATGCTTCATATGCAGATGTTCTAACTATAAATATAATGCTGCTGCATAGGtgctttttatttttacacTAAATAACCTTTAATACATATTAGCTGAATTGAATGGTAAATTAAGATTTAAATGCTGGGAGGGAGATTACCTCATTTGGGTGTTTCTTGTGAAAATCCTTGAGCGTTTTCAATCTTGCATAAAATTCTTGAAACTCATTTGGTCCAGACAAAGCCTGCACTTCTTCCTTACGCAGTCTGacaaaagaagacaaaacaaatgaaaCATTTAATGAATGAAGtaatcaaaaacaaaatattcctacactatactactgtatatgccTTCATGATTTTGTTCATTTCTACTAAACTTACCCATCTTTGTCCTCATACAACTCTTTCAGCTTGTGGGAGCTCTCCATATGCCTCTGTAAATAACGAAAGCATATAAAGAATATTTGGTTTGATATACCATAGGTTCAATTAAATGTAGTATACAATCAATTAGACACATTTtatgaaagaaatttaaaatgattcCTGAATCCAtttgtgttgttgtttttttttgttattcaaaTGGGTGTGTAGtgtaaaaaaagcaaaaaaaggTAAAACAATCTTCTACATTTGGTTAGTTTGTGGAATTATAACCGTACTGTAGAAGTATTATATCTGGTACAAAACAACGGGACGATTCAGCACGGGACTACTCGGCCCCGAGACGATTCAGCATACttaaatttatcggctttgatatgcattttataagcataaaataagcttttttccccaaactttattttcagagagacgatagggtagtactactagggataaagatgcaataaagcaaaaattttgaaaactttgtcgaaaatgatcattttttagtcaTGCCCATGGTGCATTACTTACATCACGCAGGATTTTGACACTCTGATCAGAGTTGATCTGCTCTCTTGTctgtaaataaaatgaattattaatttaatttgtttctcCAGTATGTTATACGCATTTAGTAGCCCTTGTATTTTACTACTAGACTACTGCAATACCGTACTTATTACGGTAATAAGCCTACATACACGTTCCAACTATAGCATTAACAAGGTATATATAAAGATACTGTACTAtgcctacagtactactactaggctactCTAGggtcagtattaatattattaaattgcCTTACTCCATGTTATCAATCAAACAAAAATCGATTGTCTGTAGCTAGATTTCTTCTCTACAGAGCAGTCAGAACCAAGTATTATTAAGATTTATGTTTGTAATCAATAACAATTTAGTTTAAACACAATTCCTACGGGAATAATTGAATATgaaaaggctaggcctagctaggtctcCTATTCACCCCAACACACATGGATGGTCGCACACGAAGCCGGTTGAAGAGCCTAAACTAACCCTACCATAACTTATCTAATTTAATTAcacctagctagctaggcctaattctTATCAACTTACAGAATTCTTTTTGTGAAGCATTTCTTTCGTCATTGCATTCACGATCCGCTCCTTTTCTTCATGGAGCCTTCTTTGCTGCTCTAATAAAGTTTCCATTTTTTAGGAAAAAACTCAAACAACAAACGCCGCACTTTCGTTTTTTTCGCGAAATCAATCTTAAAAGTTGCCAGAAAATCAAATTACAAACAACCCAATTTTTCCTCCgcacacaaaaaaaatgtcagAATGAAAAACTAAAAATAGAACAGACGTAATCGTAAACCTTCCGTGCATGCGCATTACAtctttgtttgtattttgatcTGCTGTGTGTGATTCACACTCAGttgatatttatttcatttcattaccCCTAGTTTTACACTCTATTAACAGACGTACTGAACTGtaataagtaaaaataaaaggttcgtttaaaattatatactatCTTTTTATAGGAAGTAACTAATGACGATTGCAGAGACCAGTTTTAGTTTACAGTGAGTGTCAGTGTAGTGTTGGAGGCCCTACCtcatagcctaggcctcctcCTCTCCTCTCTCTCGATCATCTCTCATCCCTACCAAAACAGCTTGCTGACTGCCTATATTGCTAGCTGTACATCTAGGTTGTCCAGGTTAGAGGTTAGCCCTGTTTAAGCCCTAAAAGTATCCATCCATACTTAGGACTGTGAGATAGATTAGTAGTATTGACGACAAGATCATCCTGACTGATACATCATCACATTCAACATTCAcaagttttaacttatttttttaaataatatttttttcagaatCACAAAACAAAAGTGAGTGATCAAAAGTGACTAAAATGGGTTTCAACAAAAGCAAATTGAAAGTGAATTTAAAATTAGCCATTAACAGGTTAAAATTGATGGAAAAGAAGAAAAGTAAGTATAGTCATTATCATATCATTCTCATAAAGAATAacatcatattattataaattaattaatttacttacACTGGTATATGTTGATAGTTGTGTCACTGAAATTTTTACTAAtatctaaattaaattttttttttaaagctgaGTTGGCGTTAAAAGCTAGGAAGGAGATTGCTGATTACATCTCTAATGGCAAAGAGGATAGAGCAAGAATTCgggtaaaataaaatatactgaaATCTATTATTGAAAGTATGTATTGTattgacagaaaaaaaaacaattgatatattggtacatgtatattttttttttgtaggttgAACACATTATTCGTGAAGATTACTTGGTGGAAGCTATGGAAATAATAGAGCTGTATTGTGACTTTTTGTTGGCCCGCTTTGGTATCATTGAGACGACTAAGTGCGTTGATGAAGGCCTAGAAGAGTCTATTTGCTCCATCTTGTGGGTTACTCCTAGGCTAAGCGCAGACATTCAAGAACTTAAAGTGGTAACTATGTTCTGCCTTTCTTTTTcacattattttattctaatttttatATGATAATACTAAGCATTGATGTAGCCATGTGAAATAAAGTGGTCCGATTTTCGCAAGAAAAGGGAataatctctgttcaagccgctgggttgtcaaaggcctctgtgaaaaagtaAGAAACCTTACCAACTatactggtggctacg
This region of Antedon mediterranea chromosome 8, ecAntMedi1.1, whole genome shotgun sequence genomic DNA includes:
- the LOC140056318 gene encoding splicing factor 3A subunit 3-like, whose amino-acid sequence is METLLEQQRRLHEEKERIVNAMTKEMLHKKNSTREQINSDQSVKILRDRHMESSHKLKELYEDKDGLRKEEVQALSGPNEFQEFYARLKTLKDFHKKHPNEISVPMSVEFEMLDEERTNPADENQMLVEFTDEEGYGKYLDLHECYDKFINLKGVEKLDYLTYLSTFDHLFDVPKDKKNAEYRRYIEMLLEYLGGYLIRIQPLIDLSDEIENVKVEFEKQWEAGQFPGWQKEASSAMTYAGAHLDLSAFSSSEELASLGLDRLKSALMALNLKCGGTLDQRAQRLFTTKGVPLNQLDPSLFAKSKSGKGGKKDSEKHKDIGFLEAQLYYLSEQLGEQRLSTRENIQRKQARTDAEREDDEVEQYSDSDSDDEDDEVIYNPKNLPLGWDGKPIPYWLYKLHGLNINYSCEICGEQTYRGPKAFQRHFAEWRHAHGMRCLGIPNTAHFANVTNIEDALALWEKLKSSKTAERFQPETEEEFEDSIGNVVNKKTYEDLKRQGLL
- the LOC140056319 gene encoding cleavage and polyadenylation specificity factor subunit 5-like, whose product is MATTPRGSKGWPKSRDYNQKYNIVGGGGPLERTTHLYPLTNYTFGTKDPLYEKDPSVAKRFARMRDEFNSMGTRRSVEGVLIVHEHGLPHVLLLQLGTTFFKLPGGELKTGENEVDGLKRLLTEILGRQDGVKQEWVIEDVIGNWWRPNFEPPQYPYIPAHITKPKEHKRLFLVQLQEKALFAVPRNYKLVAAPLFELYDNATGYGPIISSLPQNLSRFNFLYN